A section of the Humulus lupulus chromosome 2, drHumLupu1.1, whole genome shotgun sequence genome encodes:
- the LOC133814333 gene encoding glyceraldehyde-3-phosphate dehydrogenase GAPCP2, chloroplastic-like — MLTHNLFCLELKIGGKSKVGINGFGRIGRLVLRVAIFRDDIDVVAVNDPFIDAKYMAYMFKYDSTHGLFKGSIKVVDDSTLEINGKQIKVVSKRQSNGGGKKVVLSAPLADAPMFVVGVNEQTYKPNMDIVSNASCTTNCLAPLAKL; from the exons ATGCTCACTcataatttattttgtttagaaTTGAAGATCGGTGGGAAGTCAAAGGTTGGGATCAATG GTTTTGGTCGGATTGGAAGATTGGTTTTACGAGTAGCAATATTCAGGGATGATATTGACGTGGTGGCAGTGAATGATCCTTTTATTGATGCTAAATACATG GCCTACATGTTTAAATATGACTCTACTCATGGATTATTCAAAGGAAGCATTAAGGTTGTAGATGATTCAACCTTAGAAATCAATGGGAAGCAGATTAAGGTTGTGAGTAAAAG ACAGTCAAAT GGTGGAGGCAAGAAAGTAGTTTTATCAGCTCCATTAGCTGATGCTCCCATGTTTGTGGTTGGAGTAAATGAGCAGACATACAAGCCAAACATGGACATTGTTTCAAATGCAAGTTGTACTACCAACTGTCTTGCTCCTCTTGCTAAG TTGTag